From Streptomyces sp. Edi4, one genomic window encodes:
- a CDS encoding ABC transporter ATP-binding protein, which yields MATALVKATDRTEASHEYAARIGHVSKSFGSPAGPQLVLDDITLDVAPGEFVTLLGASGCGKSTLLNLVAGLDAPTSGTIETPGGRPALMFQEHALFPWLTAGKNIELALRLRGVPKNERRERAEELLALVRLQGAHGKRVHELSGGMRQRVAMARAIAQESQLLLMDEPFAALDAITRDVLHDELTRIWRTANTSDSVAGNLSVLFVTHNVREAVRLAQRVVLLSSRPGRVAHEWTVDIDQPRRIEDAEVAALSVEITEQLRGEIRRHGQH from the coding sequence ATGGCCACCGCACTCGTCAAGGCCACGGACCGCACGGAGGCATCGCACGAGTACGCCGCCCGGATCGGGCACGTCTCGAAGTCGTTCGGCTCTCCCGCGGGGCCCCAGCTCGTCCTGGACGACATCACTCTCGATGTCGCGCCGGGCGAGTTCGTCACCCTCCTGGGCGCCTCGGGCTGCGGCAAGTCGACGCTGCTCAACCTGGTCGCGGGCCTCGACGCGCCGACCTCGGGCACCATCGAGACGCCGGGCGGGCGCCCCGCCCTGATGTTCCAGGAGCACGCCCTCTTCCCGTGGCTGACCGCGGGTAAGAACATCGAGCTCGCCCTGCGGCTGCGCGGCGTGCCCAAGAACGAGCGGCGCGAGCGGGCCGAGGAACTGCTCGCCCTGGTGCGCCTCCAGGGCGCGCACGGCAAGCGGGTGCACGAGCTGTCCGGCGGCATGCGCCAACGCGTGGCGATGGCCCGCGCCATCGCGCAGGAGTCCCAACTCCTGCTGATGGACGAGCCGTTCGCGGCGCTGGACGCGATCACACGCGACGTACTGCACGACGAGCTGACCCGCATCTGGCGCACGGCGAACACCAGCGACTCCGTCGCGGGGAATCTGTCGGTGCTGTTCGTGACGCACAACGTGCGCGAGGCGGTCCGGCTCGCGCAGCGTGTGGTGCTGCTGTCCTCGCGGCCCGGCCGGGTCGCCCACGAGTGGACGGTGGACATCGACCAGCCGCGCCGCATCGAGGACGCCGAAGTGGCGGCGCTCTCCGTCGAGATCACTGAACAACTGCGTGGGGAGATCCGCCGCCATGGCCAGCACTGA
- a CDS encoding aliphatic sulfonate ABC transporter substrate-binding protein: MPASSARRRFVAAAALPLLFGALAACGYGSAADKGDAAKAAPAADAKKLSADSVTIGYFPNLTHATALVGVQEGLFQKELGGTKVKTSTFNAGPSEIEALNAGSIDIGWIGPSPSINGYTKSKGQSLRIIGGSASGGVKLVVDPAKVTSLDDLKAKNIATPQLGNTQDVAFLNWLAGKGWKVDPQSGKGDVNVVRTDNKITPDAFKSGSIDGAWVPEPTASKLVSEGGKVLLDESDLWPDKQFVITNIIVSQKFLKAHPDVVEAVLRGSVKTNEWIGTHPDQAKASANAALKQLSGKALPANIIDPAWTSIKTLDDPLAATLQAQADHAVKAGLLKAPDLKGIYDLAPLNKVLKSLGKPEVGDAGLGVK, translated from the coding sequence ATGCCTGCCAGCTCCGCCCGAAGGCGCTTTGTCGCCGCCGCCGCCCTGCCCCTGCTGTTCGGCGCGCTCGCCGCGTGCGGCTACGGCTCCGCCGCCGACAAGGGCGACGCCGCGAAGGCCGCGCCCGCCGCTGACGCCAAGAAGCTCTCCGCCGACTCCGTCACCATCGGCTACTTCCCGAACCTGACGCACGCCACCGCGCTGGTCGGCGTCCAGGAAGGGCTCTTCCAGAAGGAGCTCGGCGGCACGAAGGTCAAGACGTCCACCTTCAACGCCGGGCCCTCGGAGATCGAGGCGCTGAACGCGGGCTCGATCGACATCGGCTGGATCGGCCCCTCGCCCTCGATCAACGGCTACACCAAGTCCAAGGGGCAGAGCCTGCGCATCATCGGCGGCTCCGCGTCCGGCGGGGTCAAGCTGGTGGTCGACCCCGCCAAGGTCACCTCGCTCGACGACCTCAAGGCCAAAAACATCGCGACCCCCCAGCTCGGCAACACCCAGGACGTGGCGTTCCTCAACTGGCTGGCGGGCAAGGGCTGGAAGGTCGACCCCCAGAGCGGCAAGGGCGACGTGAACGTGGTCCGCACCGACAACAAGATCACCCCGGACGCCTTCAAGTCCGGTTCGATCGACGGCGCCTGGGTGCCCGAGCCGACCGCGTCCAAGCTGGTCTCCGAGGGCGGCAAGGTGCTCCTGGATGAGTCCGACCTGTGGCCGGACAAGCAGTTCGTGATCACCAACATCATCGTGTCGCAGAAGTTCCTCAAGGCGCACCCCGACGTCGTCGAAGCGGTACTGCGCGGCTCGGTGAAGACCAACGAGTGGATCGGGACCCACCCCGACCAGGCGAAGGCCTCCGCGAACGCCGCGCTCAAGCAGCTCTCCGGCAAGGCGCTTCCGGCGAACATCATCGACCCGGCGTGGACGTCCATCAAGACCCTCGACGACCCGCTGGCGGCGACCCTCCAGGCGCAGGCCGACCACGCCGTGAAGGCCGGTCTCCTCAAGGCGCCCGACCTCAAGGGCATCTACGACCTGGCTCCGCTCAACAAGGTCCTCAAGTCCCTGGGCAAGCCCGAGGTCGGCGACGCCGGTCTCGGCGTCAAGTAA
- a CDS encoding GTP-binding protein, whose product MSTTAETAQQLADPSATTLLRFATAGSVDDGKSTLVGRLLHDSKSVLSDQLEAVEAASLKRGQEAPDLALLTDGLRAEREQGITIDVAYRYFATARRRFILADTPGHVQYTRNMVTGASTADLAVVLVDARNGVIEQTRRHAAVAALLRVPHVVLAVNKMDLVGYDEKVFAAIAEEFTAYASELGVPEITGIPISALVGDNVVEPSAHMDWYGGPTVLEHLETVPVSHDLTSCHARLPVQYVIRPQTAELPDYRGYAGQIAAGTFRVGEPVTVLPSGRTTKVAGIDLLGESVDVAWTPQSVTLLLEDDIDISRGDLIVPSGDAPTPSQDVEATVCHVADQPLTVGQRVLLKHTTRTVKAIVKEIESRLTLDDLSQHPHPGRLVANDIGRVKVRTAEPLALDSYADSRRTGSFLLIDPADGTTLTAGMAGESFATHKSVTVATEAAGVPDEDGWDF is encoded by the coding sequence GTGAGCACTACCGCCGAGACCGCCCAGCAGCTGGCCGACCCGTCGGCCACCACCCTGCTGCGTTTCGCCACCGCCGGATCCGTCGACGATGGCAAGTCCACGCTGGTGGGCCGCCTGCTGCACGACTCCAAGTCGGTCCTGAGCGACCAGCTGGAGGCCGTGGAGGCCGCCTCCCTCAAGCGTGGTCAGGAGGCGCCGGACCTGGCGCTGCTGACCGACGGCCTGCGGGCCGAGCGCGAGCAGGGCATCACCATCGACGTGGCCTACCGCTACTTCGCCACCGCGCGGCGCCGGTTCATCCTGGCGGATACGCCCGGACATGTGCAGTACACCCGCAACATGGTGACGGGCGCCTCGACCGCCGATCTCGCCGTGGTCCTGGTGGACGCCCGCAACGGCGTCATCGAGCAGACCCGCAGGCACGCGGCGGTCGCCGCCCTGCTGCGCGTGCCGCACGTGGTCCTGGCCGTCAACAAGATGGACCTGGTGGGCTACGACGAGAAGGTCTTCGCGGCGATCGCCGAGGAATTCACCGCGTACGCCAGCGAGTTGGGCGTACCGGAGATCACGGGGATCCCGATCTCGGCGCTCGTCGGCGACAACGTGGTGGAGCCCAGCGCCCACATGGACTGGTACGGCGGCCCCACCGTGCTCGAACACCTGGAGACGGTCCCGGTCAGCCACGACCTGACCTCCTGCCACGCCCGCCTCCCGGTGCAGTACGTGATCCGCCCCCAGACCGCCGAGCTCCCCGACTACCGGGGATACGCGGGCCAGATCGCCGCCGGTACGTTCCGGGTCGGCGAGCCGGTGACCGTGCTCCCCTCGGGGCGTACGACCAAGGTGGCCGGGATCGACCTGCTCGGCGAGTCCGTCGACGTCGCCTGGACGCCGCAGTCCGTCACGCTCCTGCTCGAAGACGACATCGACATCTCGCGCGGGGACCTGATCGTGCCGAGCGGGGACGCCCCGACACCCAGCCAGGACGTCGAGGCGACCGTGTGCCACGTGGCCGACCAGCCCCTGACGGTGGGCCAGCGCGTCCTGCTCAAGCACACCACGCGCACCGTCAAGGCGATCGTCAAGGAGATCGAGTCCCGGCTCACCCTGGACGACCTCTCCCAGCACCCGCACCCGGGCCGGCTCGTCGCCAACGACATCGGCCGCGTGAAGGTGCGCACCGCCGAACCGCTGGCACTCGACTCCTACGCCGACTCCCGCCGCACCGGATCATTCCTCCTGATCGACCCCGCCGACGGCACGACGCTCACGGCCGGCATGGCGGGTGAGTCGTTCGCGACCCACAAGAGCGTGACGGTCGCGACCGAAGCGGCCGGTGTGCCCGACGAGGACGGCTGGGACTTCTGA
- the cysD gene encoding sulfate adenylyltransferase subunit CysD yields MTSAATVTEGVDSPYALSHLDALESEAVHIFREVAGEFERPVILFSGGKDSILMLHLALKAFAPAPVPFCLLHVDTGHNFPEVLAYRDRVVAEHGLRLHVASVQEYIDAGKLRERPDGVRNPLQTVPLTEAIQEHRFDAVFGGGRRDEEKARAKERVFSLRDEFSQWDPRRQRPELWQLYNGRHAPGEHVRVFPLSNWTELDVWQYIAREDIALPGIYFAHEREVFKRSGMWLTAGEWGGPKEGESVETRLVRYRTVGDMSCTGAVDSDATTLDAVITEIAASRLTERGATRADDKLSEAAMEDRKREGYF; encoded by the coding sequence ATGACGTCGGCCGCGACCGTGACCGAGGGTGTGGACAGCCCGTACGCGCTGAGCCATCTGGACGCGTTGGAGTCCGAGGCGGTGCACATCTTCCGTGAGGTGGCGGGTGAGTTCGAGCGGCCGGTGATCCTGTTCTCCGGCGGCAAGGACTCCATCCTCATGCTGCACCTCGCGCTGAAGGCGTTCGCCCCGGCGCCCGTCCCCTTCTGCCTGCTGCATGTCGACACCGGGCACAACTTCCCCGAGGTCCTGGCCTACCGCGACCGCGTGGTGGCCGAGCACGGTCTGCGGCTGCACGTCGCCTCGGTGCAGGAGTACATCGACGCGGGCAAGCTGCGCGAGCGCCCCGACGGGGTGCGCAACCCGCTCCAGACGGTGCCGCTGACCGAGGCCATCCAGGAGCACCGCTTCGACGCGGTGTTCGGGGGCGGGCGGCGCGACGAGGAGAAGGCCCGCGCCAAGGAGCGGGTGTTCTCGCTGCGGGACGAGTTCTCGCAGTGGGACCCGCGCCGTCAGCGGCCCGAGCTGTGGCAGCTCTACAACGGCCGGCACGCGCCGGGCGAGCACGTGCGCGTCTTCCCGCTGTCCAACTGGACCGAGCTGGACGTGTGGCAGTACATCGCCCGTGAGGACATCGCCCTGCCGGGCATCTACTTCGCGCATGAGCGTGAGGTGTTCAAGCGGTCGGGCATGTGGCTGACCGCGGGTGAGTGGGGCGGCCCCAAGGAGGGCGAGAGCGTCGAGACCCGCCTGGTGCGTTATCGCACGGTGGGCGACATGTCCTGCACGGGCGCCGTCGACTCCGACGCGACGACGCTGGACGCGGTCATCACCGAGATCGCGGCGTCGAGGCTGACCGAACGGGGCGCCACCCGTGCCGACGACAAACTGTCCGAGGCCGCGATGGAAGACCGCAAGCGCGAGGGGTACTTCTAA
- the cysC gene encoding adenylyl-sulfate kinase, which yields MSVTEAGATIWLTGLPSAGKTTIALELAGRLRADGHRVEVLDGDEIRTFLSAGLGFSREDRHTNVQRIGFVAELLAANGVKALVPVIAPYADSREAVRKRHQSEGTAYLEVHVATPVEVCSVRDVKGLYAQQAAGEISGLTGVDDPYEAPEAPDLVIESHTQTVQESAAALFALLTERGLA from the coding sequence ATGAGCGTGACGGAGGCGGGAGCCACCATCTGGCTGACCGGTCTGCCGAGCGCCGGCAAGACGACCATCGCCCTCGAACTCGCGGGCAGGCTGCGCGCGGACGGGCACCGGGTGGAGGTGCTGGACGGCGACGAGATCCGCACGTTCCTTTCCGCGGGGCTCGGCTTCAGCCGTGAGGACCGGCACACCAATGTGCAGCGGATCGGTTTCGTCGCCGAACTCCTCGCCGCCAACGGCGTCAAGGCGCTGGTCCCGGTGATCGCGCCGTACGCCGACAGCCGCGAGGCCGTCCGCAAGCGTCACCAGAGCGAGGGCACCGCCTATCTGGAGGTGCATGTCGCCACTCCGGTCGAGGTGTGCTCCGTACGCGATGTGAAGGGTCTGTACGCCCAGCAGGCGGCGGGCGAGATCAGCGGCCTGACCGGCGTCGACGACCCGTACGAGGCGCCCGAGGCGCCGGATTTGGTGATCGAGTCACATACCCAGACCGTGCAGGAGTCCGCGGCGGCACTTTTTGCGCTGCTCACCGAGAGGGGGCTGGCATGA
- a CDS encoding phosphoadenylyl-sulfate reductase: MTATRTSDGRTAQDLKALAEQAGRDLEDASPLEILRWAADTFGKRFCVTSSMEDAVVAHLASRAMPGVDVVFLDTGYHFPETIGTRDAVAEVMDVNVITLTPRQSVAEQDAEYGPRLHDRDPDLCCALRKVKPLEQGLSSYAAWATGLRRDESPTRANTPVVGWDEKRQKVKVSPIARWTQDDVDAYIAEHGVITNLLLMDGYPSIGCAPCTRRVAEGEDARAGRWAGRNKTECGLH, from the coding sequence ATGACGGCCACTCGGACCAGCGACGGCCGCACGGCACAAGACCTCAAGGCGCTCGCCGAACAGGCGGGCCGTGACCTCGAAGACGCCTCGCCGCTGGAGATCCTGCGGTGGGCCGCCGACACCTTCGGCAAGCGCTTCTGCGTCACCTCCTCCATGGAGGACGCCGTCGTCGCCCACCTCGCCTCGCGGGCCATGCCCGGCGTGGACGTGGTGTTCCTCGACACCGGCTACCACTTCCCCGAGACCATCGGGACCCGGGACGCGGTGGCCGAGGTGATGGACGTCAACGTCATCACCCTGACCCCGCGTCAGAGCGTCGCCGAGCAGGACGCCGAGTACGGCCCACGGCTCCACGACCGCGACCCCGACCTGTGCTGCGCCCTGCGCAAGGTCAAGCCCCTTGAGCAGGGCCTGAGTTCGTACGCCGCGTGGGCCACGGGGCTGCGCCGCGACGAGTCCCCGACCCGGGCGAACACCCCGGTGGTCGGCTGGGACGAGAAGCGGCAGAAGGTCAAGGTGTCGCCCATCGCCCGCTGGACGCAGGACGACGTGGACGCGTACATCGCGGAGCACGGTGTGATCACCAACCTCCTGCTCATGGACGGCTACCCCTCGATCGGCTGCGCCCCGTGCACCCGCCGGGTCGCCGAGGGCGAGGACGCGCGCGCCGGCCGCTGGGCCGGACGCAACAAGACCGAGTGCGGGCTGCACTGA
- a CDS encoding nitrite/sulfite reductase, translating into MAVSPETPAPTPPRRKTGRHRGEGQWAAGHFTPLNGNEQVKKDDDGLNVRTRIETIYSKRGFDSIDPSDLRGRMRWWGLYTQRRQGIDGGKTAILEPEELDDEYFMLRVRIDGGRLTTEQLRVIGEISQEFARGTADLTDRQNVQYHWIRIEDVPEIWNRLEAVGLSTTEACGDTPRTILGSPVAGIAADEIVDGTPAVEEIHRRFIGNPAFSNLPRKFKTAISGSPQLDVAHEINDVAFVGVEHPEHGPGFDVWVGGGLSTNPKLGVRLGAWVPVEEVPDVFEGVISIFRDYGYRRLRNRARLKFLVADWGPQKFRQVLQDEYLKRDLLDGPAPELPKDVWRDHLGVHRQNDGRFYIGFAPRVGRVDGATLSKIAELAETHGSGRLRTTTEQKLIVLDVEEDRVESLVSGLESLGLKVNASPFRRGTMACTGIEFCKLAIVETKARGASLIDELERRIPEFDEPITININGCPNSCARIQVADIGLKGQLVLDDAGNQVEGFQVHLGGALGLEAGFGRKVRGLKVTSAELPDYVERVLRRFQAERAEGERFAAWAGRAGEEALS; encoded by the coding sequence ATGGCCGTCAGCCCAGAAACCCCTGCCCCCACGCCGCCCCGTCGCAAGACGGGCCGCCACCGTGGTGAAGGCCAGTGGGCCGCCGGGCACTTCACGCCCCTCAACGGCAACGAGCAAGTGAAGAAGGACGACGACGGTCTCAATGTGCGGACACGCATTGAGACGATCTACTCCAAGCGTGGTTTCGACTCCATCGACCCGAGCGACCTGCGCGGCCGGATGCGCTGGTGGGGTCTCTACACCCAGCGCCGCCAGGGCATCGACGGCGGCAAGACGGCCATCCTCGAGCCGGAGGAGCTGGACGACGAGTACTTCATGCTGCGCGTCCGCATCGACGGCGGGCGCCTGACCACCGAGCAGCTGCGCGTGATCGGCGAGATCTCGCAGGAGTTCGCGCGCGGTACCGCCGACCTCACCGACCGGCAGAACGTCCAGTACCACTGGATCCGCATCGAGGACGTCCCCGAGATCTGGAACCGGCTCGAAGCCGTCGGCCTGTCCACCACCGAGGCCTGCGGTGACACTCCGCGCACCATCCTCGGCTCGCCGGTCGCCGGCATCGCCGCGGACGAGATCGTCGACGGCACCCCGGCCGTCGAGGAGATCCACCGGCGCTTCATCGGCAATCCGGCCTTCTCCAACCTGCCCCGCAAGTTCAAGACGGCCATCTCCGGCTCCCCGCAGCTGGACGTCGCGCACGAGATCAACGACGTGGCGTTCGTCGGCGTCGAGCACCCCGAGCACGGCCCCGGCTTCGACGTGTGGGTCGGCGGCGGGCTCTCCACCAACCCCAAGCTCGGCGTGCGGCTCGGCGCGTGGGTGCCGGTGGAGGAGGTGCCCGATGTCTTCGAGGGCGTCATCTCCATCTTCCGTGACTACGGCTACCGTCGGCTGCGCAACCGCGCCCGCCTGAAGTTCCTCGTCGCCGACTGGGGACCGCAGAAGTTCCGCCAGGTCCTCCAGGACGAGTACCTGAAGCGCGACCTGCTGGACGGGCCCGCGCCCGAACTGCCCAAGGACGTCTGGCGCGATCACCTCGGCGTGCACCGCCAGAACGACGGCCGCTTCTACATCGGCTTCGCCCCGCGCGTGGGACGCGTCGACGGCGCCACCCTGAGCAAGATCGCCGAGCTCGCCGAGACGCACGGCTCGGGGCGGCTGCGTACCACCACCGAGCAGAAGCTGATCGTGCTCGACGTCGAGGAGGACCGCGTCGAGTCGCTGGTGTCGGGCCTGGAGTCCCTGGGCTTGAAGGTCAACGCCTCGCCGTTCCGGCGCGGCACCATGGCCTGCACCGGCATCGAGTTCTGCAAGCTCGCCATCGTCGAGACCAAGGCGCGCGGCGCCTCGCTCATCGACGAACTGGAGCGCCGCATCCCGGAGTTCGACGAGCCCATCACCATCAACATCAACGGCTGCCCCAACTCCTGCGCCCGCATCCAGGTCGCCGACATCGGCCTCAAGGGCCAGCTGGTCCTGGACGACGCGGGCAACCAGGTCGAGGGCTTCCAGGTGCACCTGGGCGGCGCGCTCGGCCTGGAGGCCGGCTTCGGCCGCAAGGTGCGGGGCCTGAAAGTCACCTCGGCCGAGCTGCCCGACTACGTCGAGCGGGTCCTCAGGCGCTTCCAGGCGGAGCGCGCCGAGGGCGAGCGGTTCGCGGCCTGGGCCGGACGCGCCGGCGAGGAGGCCCTGTCATGA
- a CDS encoding putative leader peptide, whose protein sequence is MSGTGIALVSRRHVDLGRMSSAICPAR, encoded by the coding sequence ATGTCTGGAACTGGAATTGCCTTGGTGAGTCGGCGGCACGTCGACCTCGGCCGCATGTCCAGCGCCATCTGTCCGGCACGCTGA
- a CDS encoding GNAT family N-acetyltransferase, with amino-acid sequence MSITVTTWSLEQTSAADLRPAAEPAGDVTVVRAEVPSPEFSRFLYTAVGGDIRWTDRLGLTYAQWERLLAEPGTETWVAYERGTPAGYVELEAQPGGVVEIVYFGLLPAFRGRRIGGHLLTQGVRRAWDLAGRWPGLPATERVWLHTCSLDGEHAMDNYVRRGFKLFDTRQEQADEVAAPGPWPGAF; translated from the coding sequence ATGAGTATCACCGTCACCACGTGGTCCCTGGAGCAGACCTCCGCCGCCGATCTGCGCCCGGCCGCCGAGCCCGCCGGCGACGTCACGGTCGTACGCGCCGAGGTTCCCTCGCCGGAGTTCAGCCGCTTCCTCTATACGGCGGTCGGCGGCGACATCCGGTGGACCGACCGACTGGGCCTGACGTACGCGCAGTGGGAGCGGCTGCTCGCCGAGCCGGGCACGGAGACGTGGGTGGCCTACGAGCGGGGCACGCCCGCGGGTTACGTCGAGCTGGAGGCGCAGCCCGGCGGCGTGGTGGAGATCGTCTACTTCGGGCTGCTGCCCGCTTTCCGCGGCCGGCGCATCGGCGGCCACCTCCTGACGCAGGGGGTCCGGCGGGCCTGGGACCTGGCCGGGCGCTGGCCGGGGCTGCCCGCCACGGAGCGGGTGTGGCTGCACACGTGCTCGCTCGACGGGGAGCACGCGATGGACAACTACGTGCGGCGCGGCTTCAAGCTCTTCGACACCCGGCAGGAGCAGGCCGACGAGGTGGCCGCCCCGGGCCCCTGGCCGGGGGCGTTCTGA
- a CDS encoding acyl-CoA dehydrogenase family protein produces the protein MAATTHTVTNQPPPLVGYDVFTADRALVEAVERHTAPDLVEEVKEELSGLGTSAGSAQAQEWGVLANENPPKLRTHDRYGNRIDEVEFHPSWHRLLGKAVTSGLTDAWGRPAGHVRRAAGFLVWTQAEGGHGCPVSMTHAAVPALRTDAALAAEWEPRLTSHVYEEGLRPAAEKGGVLFGMGMTEKQGGSDVRANTTTATALGADGEYVLTGHKWFCSAPMSDGFLVLAQASAAHKDSLTCFLVPRVLADGSRNTFAIQRLKDKLGNKSNASSEVEFDGTWARRVGEEGRGVRTIIEMVAATRLDCVIGSAAIMRQAVAQAIHHASHRSAFGGLLVDKPLMRNVLADLALESEAASTLALRLAAAYDADTEQERAFLRLAVPAAKYWVTKRCTPVAGEALECLGGNGYVEESGMPRLLREAPLNSIWEGSGNVQALDVLRALQREPAAINAFLQEVGAARGADHRLDGAIKGLLTELADLNGIEGRARRLVERMALVLQGSLLVRWAPPEVADAFCASRLGGDWGAAFGTLPHSLDLASVVERARAEV, from the coding sequence ATGGCAGCCACGACCCACACAGTGACCAACCAGCCTCCGCCCCTGGTGGGGTACGACGTCTTCACCGCCGACCGGGCCCTTGTCGAGGCCGTCGAGCGGCACACCGCGCCAGACCTCGTGGAGGAGGTGAAGGAGGAGCTTTCGGGGCTCGGGACGTCCGCGGGATCCGCGCAGGCACAGGAGTGGGGTGTGCTGGCGAACGAGAACCCGCCGAAGCTGCGCACCCATGACCGCTACGGCAACCGGATCGACGAGGTGGAGTTCCATCCCAGCTGGCACCGGCTGCTCGGCAAGGCGGTGACGTCGGGGCTCACGGACGCCTGGGGCCGCCCGGCGGGCCATGTGCGGCGCGCGGCCGGGTTCTTGGTGTGGACCCAGGCCGAGGGCGGGCACGGCTGCCCGGTCTCGATGACGCACGCGGCGGTGCCCGCGCTGCGCACCGATGCGGCACTGGCCGCCGAGTGGGAGCCGAGGCTCACCTCGCATGTGTACGAGGAGGGGCTGCGGCCGGCCGCCGAGAAGGGCGGCGTGCTCTTCGGCATGGGCATGACGGAGAAGCAGGGCGGCAGCGACGTACGCGCCAACACCACCACCGCGACCGCGCTCGGCGCCGACGGCGAGTACGTCCTGACCGGACACAAGTGGTTCTGTTCGGCGCCGATGAGCGACGGCTTCCTGGTGCTCGCGCAGGCATCCGCCGCCCACAAGGACAGCCTCACCTGTTTCCTGGTGCCCCGCGTCCTCGCGGACGGCAGCCGCAACACGTTCGCCATCCAGCGCCTCAAGGACAAGCTGGGCAACAAGTCGAACGCCTCGAGCGAGGTCGAGTTCGACGGGACGTGGGCGCGCCGGGTCGGCGAGGAGGGGCGCGGGGTGCGCACCATCATCGAGATGGTGGCGGCGACCCGGCTCGACTGTGTGATCGGCTCGGCGGCGATCATGCGCCAGGCGGTGGCGCAGGCGATTCACCACGCCTCCCACCGCAGCGCGTTCGGCGGTCTGCTCGTGGACAAGCCCCTGATGCGCAATGTGCTGGCCGACCTGGCCCTGGAGTCGGAGGCCGCCAGCACGCTGGCGCTGCGGCTCGCGGCCGCCTACGACGCGGACACCGAGCAGGAGCGGGCGTTTTTGCGGCTCGCGGTGCCGGCCGCCAAGTACTGGGTCACCAAGCGGTGTACGCCGGTGGCGGGCGAGGCGCTGGAATGCCTGGGCGGCAATGGGTACGTGGAGGAGTCGGGCATGCCCCGGCTGCTGCGCGAGGCCCCGCTGAACTCGATCTGGGAGGGCTCGGGCAACGTCCAGGCACTCGATGTGCTGCGGGCACTCCAGCGCGAACCGGCTGCGATCAACGCCTTTCTCCAGGAGGTCGGCGCGGCGCGCGGCGCGGACCACCGGCTGGACGGGGCGATCAAGGGCCTGCTGACCGAACTCGCCGATCTGAACGGCATCGAGGGGCGGGCGCGGCGCCTGGTGGAGCGGATGGCGCTGGTGCTCCAGGGCTCGCTCCTGGTGCGCTGGGCGCCGCCGGAGGTCGCGGACGCGTTCTGCGCCTCGCGGCTCGGCGGCGACTGGGGGGCGGCCTTCGGGACGCTGCCGCACTCCCTCGACCTGGCGTCGGTGGTGGAGCGGGCCCGCGCCGAGGTGTGA
- a CDS encoding YihY/virulence factor BrkB family protein: MQPANETPERTSGRLHRARVVYRNVSKRKLGWLLLKDTVNSCVEYRILGLAAEAAFFTLLSLPPLLLSVIALLGYVDGWTNTHTVASIEQNILNAAGTVLSERGVHEFAQPLLEDVTKGKRPDIVSIGFAIALWSGSRAVNVFIDTITVMYGLDGHRGIVKTRLLSLLLYVVALLIGAVVLPLAVVGPDRVVELVPWGTDVISFLYWPTMILLSIAFLTTLFHVSVPVRSPWIEDVPGALVALAMWVLGSFLLRIYLTSTVEGPTIYGSLAAPIAVLLWIGISAFAVLVGAAVNAAIDRVWPSVATAAARAASDRVRTAQAAQLLARAQPTQPSLFDPEDDDPEDAFDPGMPSEFPERWSKFLPPDDVKSRLHHVKKHEKHEERHPRDPE, encoded by the coding sequence GTGCAGCCAGCAAATGAAACACCCGAGCGGACTTCCGGCCGCCTTCATCGGGCCCGTGTCGTCTACCGCAACGTCTCCAAGCGGAAATTGGGCTGGCTGCTCCTCAAGGACACCGTCAACTCCTGCGTGGAGTACCGCATCCTGGGCCTGGCAGCCGAGGCCGCGTTCTTCACGCTGCTCTCGCTGCCCCCGCTGCTGCTCAGTGTGATCGCGCTGCTCGGTTACGTGGACGGCTGGACCAATACCCACACCGTCGCCAGCATCGAGCAGAACATCCTCAACGCGGCCGGAACGGTCCTGTCCGAACGGGGCGTGCACGAGTTCGCGCAGCCGCTCCTCGAAGACGTCACCAAGGGCAAGCGTCCCGACATCGTCTCCATCGGCTTCGCCATCGCCCTGTGGTCGGGCTCGCGCGCGGTGAACGTCTTCATCGACACCATCACCGTCATGTACGGACTCGACGGACACCGGGGCATCGTCAAGACCCGGCTGCTCTCGCTCCTGCTCTACGTCGTCGCGCTGCTCATCGGCGCGGTCGTGCTGCCGCTCGCGGTGGTGGGACCCGACCGGGTGGTGGAGCTCGTCCCGTGGGGCACGGACGTGATCAGCTTCCTGTACTGGCCCACGATGATCCTGCTGTCCATCGCCTTCCTCACCACCCTCTTCCACGTCTCCGTGCCGGTCCGCTCGCCGTGGATCGAGGACGTGCCGGGCGCGCTGGTGGCCCTGGCGATGTGGGTGCTCGGCTCGTTCCTGCTGCGGATCTATCTGACCAGCACGGTCGAGGGCCCCACCATCTACGGCTCGCTCGCCGCGCCCATCGCGGTGCTGCTCTGGATCGGCATCTCGGCTTTCGCGGTCCTGGTCGGCGCGGCCGTCAACGCGGCCATCGACCGGGTGTGGCCCTCGGTGGCCACGGCCGCCGCGCGCGCCGCGAGCGACCGGGTGCGCACCGCGCAGGCCGCCCAGCTGCTGGCCCGCGCCCAGCCCACCCAGCCCTCGCTCTTCGACCCCGAGGACGACGACCCGGAGGACGCCTTCGATCCCGGGATGCCCTCGGAGTTCCCCGAACGCTGGTCGAAGTTCCTGCCCCCGGACGACGTGAAGTCCCGCCTGCACCACGTGAAGAAGCACGAAAAACACGAGGAACGCCACCCGCGCGACCCCGAGTGA